In Bufo gargarizans isolate SCDJY-AF-19 chromosome 5, ASM1485885v1, whole genome shotgun sequence, the following are encoded in one genomic region:
- the LOC122939277 gene encoding lymphocyte antigen 6E-like, giving the protein MAAYTSLLLVIALCAATALSLQCYTCISATTNADCLTAANCTNGETYCETSVASVSVAGISATSITKTCALSCTPTSGGFSLASASVSCCSTDLCNTSGGASIKSSYAAIILALGSILTILKSSVL; this is encoded by the exons ATGGCAGCGTACACGAGCCTCCTCCTGGTGATCGCCCTCTGTGCCGCCACAG CTCTCTCTCTACAGTGCTATACCTGTATATCAGCAACTACCAACGCCGACTGCCTGACTGCGGCGAACTGCACCAACGGGGAAACCTATTGTGAGACCTCGGTGGCGTCCGTCTCTGTTG CTGGGATCTCCGCCACCTCCATCACTAAGACGTGTGCCTTGTCCTGCACTCCCACCAGCGGTGGTTTCTCCCTCGCCTCTGCCTCCGTCTCCTGCTGCTCCACCGACCTGTGTAACACCAGCGGCGGCGCCAGCATCAAGTCCAGCTATGCCGCCATCATCCTGGCGCTGGGATCCATCCTGACAATCCTGAAGAGCTCAGTCCTGTAA